The window TCGGGTATTTATGAATCTACGGATGGAATTACCTGGTCCTTGATGGTCCTGCCCGGCTTTTTAACTCCGAACACTTCCGGATATGGAGTGCTGTTTGAAAACAACGGCGACCTATGGCTGGGTTCTTATAAATTTTATCTCACACAGGATCTTGGTCAAACGTTTAGTATTCGAAATAACGGTTTAACTGCATTATCGAATCTCAGCAGGTACAATTACAATCCCGCTGATAATTTTCTCTACACTTCTGAAGTAAACAACGCCACACTCCTGCGATCCTCTGACCGGGGAGATACCTGGACTGCGATAGGAACAGGATTCGCTTCAAAGGGAAGTACCAGTCGATTTATAAGCAGCAATGGCGCGACTTATTTCGCAGGAACGGACTCCGGCTTATACCGAAGTTCCGATAATGCAAACACGTGGAGTAAAATTACAAGCGGGTTGCCCTCTTCCACCTATTCCCCCAATGATATGATAAAAGGAAACACCGAATTGTATCTGGCTACCACCAACAGCGGTGTCTATAAATCGCTTGACAGTGGGCTCACCTGGATCGCAGCGAATAACGGATTTACAACGAGTACAGTTTCTAAATTACGCTGGCATCAGCATAAACTATATGCAGGCACTCCGGGTGGATTATTCATGTCGGCAGATTCCGGAATCAGCTGGACGGTACTCAACAATGCCCTGAGCGCGATTGAAAAACGTGTTGTTGATTTTACCATTACTCAAGATACCATTATCACCTGCTTTAATTACAGTAAAATTTACAGATCCTACGATGCCGGTGCTACGTGGAATCTACTGACCAGCGGTGTAAATCCTACGAGTAATCTACCGGGTGAAATCCGGATTATTGACACCTTGTATTTCTTTTCCAACCCCACATTTAACAGAGGAGTATATATCAGTTCTTACAGCAATAACAAATGGATACCGATTAATGCCGGCTTAAGAATGGACACTACCACCTATTGTACCCAACCGAAGGAGATGACCCACGATGCAGATTATCTTTATCTGAATGGCTATGTTTTTGGTTGTTTTCGATTGGACCTGAACAATGTTTTAATTTCAGGTCAGCTTAGCGGAAAAGTATTTTGGGATAAAAACAGCAATGGTACACAACAAGCCAATGAACCCACCCTTCCGGATGAATCACTTAAAGCAGATCCCAATGCCATTGCCATGGATACGGATACCTCAGGCATTTACCGGTTCCGTTATTTCGGTAATACGCCTACCTACACCATTCAATTGCAACCCAAACCTTATTGGATCATAACGTCGACGCCTTCACCAAAAATTGTTACTCCCTTCGGACAAACTATTGACACTCTCCATTTCGGAGTTAAAATGCTGCCCGGCATCACTGATATCAGCGCCTCATTGAATGCCACCATGCACCGCCCGGGCTCGCGGCCAAATTATTTTCTGGTCGTAAAAAACAATGGCACGGATACAGTCAGTGATATTGCCACGGTTACATTAGACAACAACCTCAATTACTTATCAGGTTCGACTCCACAAAGCATCAATGGCAACACGTTGACATTTTCCTACACCAATCTGAAGCCGGGAGAAGCTATTCAGTACTTAATGAATACCGAATTGAATTCTGCAACTCCGGCAGGAACTGTTTTAAATAACAGTGCTGTGGCCTATCCCTTAGCGGGAGATTCCGTTCCGATGAACAACTATGCGTATTGTTATCCTCTCGTTCAGGCTTCCTTTGATCCGAACAATAAAACCGTTGAACCAACGGGCAATATTGGACATCAGGAACTGCTAAAATATCAAATCAATTTCCAGAACACCGGGAACGATACAGCCTTTACAGTTATTATACGGGATACCATTAGTCCCTTCCTTGATCTGAATTCGTTTCAATTTATCAGTGCTAGTCATCCGGTGACCAGGACTATAAAAAATGGTAATGTTCTTGAATTCCGTTTTGATCAAATTCTTTTACCCGACAGTACAACGGATGAACCTAACAGTCACGGCCTGGTGCAATTCAGCATTCTACCGGTGGCGGGATTGCCAATGAATACGGTGATTCAAAATGCAGCCGCTATCTACTTTGATTACAACGTCCCGGTCATTACGAACAGTACTTCCAATACCATCACCGGGTTTACCGGCATCACCGACACTCCGGCGGCTGAAACGCTGTTCTCCTACGTACAACCCAACCCTTTCGATACAGAGGCAATCCTGACGATTAAAACCAATGAAACCGGCAATTACTATTTAACCCTAACGGATGTAAAAGGAAAAACCGTTTCTGTTAGCACCTCTAACAGTCCGGCTATCCGAATTCAGCGTAATAAATTAAACAGTGGTATCTACTTTTATGAAGTCATGACACCTTCCGGTTTATTTACGCGCGGGAAACTCATGGTGGAATAGTATGCAGCAACCTCTACACCACTTCTGCTGAA of the Bacteroidota bacterium genome contains:
- a CDS encoding T9SS type A sorting domain-containing protein; the encoded protein is MKSILYLLTLLLFIFSTPAKAQWERTKGPAYGGVVAMAFQSPYLFAATSTGLFRTADNGLNWEEVQGLPEFTIKGLAVKGNKVFAACWFYGLYVSNDFGNTWEKAGAEMPVGSKLGVDPTLPYYKLYATPDYIYCGIGGVNYKVYRSADDGKSWQLLLSNQYINDMIQDGDTILINNSTNTVRSIDNGLSFNLVSGLSPGVNNSVKLGKLNNTWVGALPNTSNPFRYSTNGGANFSNGTIPGPYPYTINNMVTAGNKIFISSSSGIYESTDGITWSLMVLPGFLTPNTSGYGVLFENNGDLWLGSYKFYLTQDLGQTFSIRNNGLTALSNLSRYNYNPADNFLYTSEVNNATLLRSSDRGDTWTAIGTGFASKGSTSRFISSNGATYFAGTDSGLYRSSDNANTWSKITSGLPSSTYSPNDMIKGNTELYLATTNSGVYKSLDSGLTWIAANNGFTTSTVSKLRWHQHKLYAGTPGGLFMSADSGISWTVLNNALSAIEKRVVDFTITQDTIITCFNYSKIYRSYDAGATWNLLTSGVNPTSNLPGEIRIIDTLYFFSNPTFNRGVYISSYSNNKWIPINAGLRMDTTTYCTQPKEMTHDADYLYLNGYVFGCFRLDLNNVLISGQLSGKVFWDKNSNGTQQANEPTLPDESLKADPNAIAMDTDTSGIYRFRYFGNTPTYTIQLQPKPYWIITSTPSPKIVTPFGQTIDTLHFGVKMLPGITDISASLNATMHRPGSRPNYFLVVKNNGTDTVSDIATVTLDNNLNYLSGSTPQSINGNTLTFSYTNLKPGEAIQYLMNTELNSATPAGTVLNNSAVAYPLAGDSVPMNNYAYCYPLVQASFDPNNKTVEPTGNIGHQELLKYQINFQNTGNDTAFTVIIRDTISPFLDLNSFQFISASHPVTRTIKNGNVLEFRFDQILLPDSTTDEPNSHGLVQFSILPVAGLPMNTVIQNAAAIYFDYNVPVITNSTSNTITGFTGITDTPAAETLFSYVQPNPFDTEAILTIKTNETGNYYLTLTDVKGKTVSVSTSNSPAIRIQRNKLNSGIYFYEVMTPSGLFTRGKLMVE